The following are from one region of the Salicibibacter kimchii genome:
- a CDS encoding GntR family transcriptional regulator gives MKKSSNSEEPTFIHADDVKSATEGLGNDVTETRLPQRAYQIIRLAVRNLYLPPGKMILEREMAEGLQMSRTPVREALVRLQTEGMIEVIPRRGFIIKAIAKEDLQEIYEIVEALDGLAAEMVTEKISGKELERLEELVTFQEEALHEKNLSKWARLDDKFHTDIINSAGNLRLSSVIETHADQIFRARLFTIENRPLPFRSIIEHKAILSCMRAQDKNAARMLMQSHRKRARNEILEAL, from the coding sequence ATGAAAAAAAGTTCTAACTCAGAGGAACCTACATTTATCCATGCGGATGACGTTAAAAGTGCCACAGAGGGTTTGGGAAATGATGTAACTGAAACCCGTTTACCGCAACGCGCCTATCAAATTATTCGATTGGCAGTTAGAAATTTGTATCTTCCCCCCGGGAAAATGATTTTGGAACGAGAGATGGCAGAGGGTTTACAAATGAGTAGAACTCCTGTCAGAGAAGCGTTAGTCCGTCTTCAAACAGAGGGAATGATTGAAGTAATCCCAAGGCGAGGTTTTATCATTAAAGCCATTGCGAAAGAAGATTTACAAGAGATTTATGAAATCGTTGAAGCTTTGGACGGTTTAGCGGCAGAAATGGTAACAGAAAAAATTAGCGGCAAAGAATTGGAAAGGCTGGAAGAGTTAGTTACCTTTCAGGAAGAAGCTTTGCACGAGAAGAACTTATCCAAATGGGCTAGATTAGATGATAAGTTTCATACTGATATCATTAATTCCGCGGGCAACCTCAGGCTCTCGAGTGTCATTGAAACCCATGCAGACCAGATCTTTCGGGCTCGTTTATTTACCATTGAAAACAGGCCACTACCATTCCGATCAATTATAGAACATAAAGCTATTCTTTCTTGCATGCGGGCACAGGATAAAAACGCAGCCCGAATGCTTATGCAATCCCATCGAAAACGAGCCCGAAATGAAATACTGGAAGCGCTTTAA
- a CDS encoding tartrate dehydrogenase produces the protein MNTKQHFRLAVIPGDGIGKEVIDEGLRVINHLEKSSNGKFSFETDYFPWGCEYYLENGKMMAEDGLEQIKNHDAIYFGAVGFPNVPDHVSLWGLRIAICQGLDQWANIRPVEFLPGVESPLNHPDRDHLNWVLVRENTEGEYSGIGGRNFTGRGPGKEVAVQSSIFTEEGCERIIRHAFELARTRKRKKVTSVTKSNAQQYGMVLWDEVFERVSKDYPDVETDQWLVDAMAAQFVLHPEDLEVVVASNLLADILSDLGSALAGSLGIAASANLNPDRKYPSMFESVHGSAPDIAGQGIANPIGAIGSAALMLENLGLQNEAELINKAIRETTKEGLLTADIGGKNSTKEVTDGIISHLSKIHDKIKIT, from the coding sequence ATGAATACCAAACAGCATTTTCGTTTAGCTGTCATACCAGGAGATGGGATAGGGAAAGAAGTCATTGACGAAGGATTACGTGTCATCAATCATTTAGAAAAAAGCTCGAATGGCAAATTCTCATTTGAAACCGATTATTTTCCTTGGGGGTGTGAATATTATCTGGAAAATGGAAAAATGATGGCTGAAGATGGGCTGGAGCAAATTAAAAATCATGATGCCATTTACTTCGGCGCCGTTGGTTTCCCTAATGTACCGGACCATGTAAGTCTTTGGGGATTGCGTATCGCGATTTGTCAAGGATTAGATCAATGGGCCAACATCCGTCCAGTTGAATTCTTGCCCGGTGTGGAAAGTCCTTTGAATCATCCCGATAGGGACCACTTAAACTGGGTCTTGGTCCGTGAAAACACCGAAGGAGAATATTCAGGGATTGGCGGCCGTAATTTCACAGGGAGAGGACCTGGGAAAGAAGTGGCCGTCCAGTCGTCTATATTTACCGAAGAAGGATGCGAACGAATTATTCGTCACGCTTTCGAGCTCGCAAGAACGCGGAAAAGAAAAAAGGTCACAAGCGTCACTAAAAGTAACGCACAACAATATGGAATGGTGTTATGGGATGAAGTATTCGAACGTGTGAGTAAAGATTATCCAGATGTTGAAACGGATCAGTGGCTCGTTGATGCAATGGCAGCGCAATTTGTTCTACATCCGGAGGATTTAGAAGTCGTTGTTGCGTCTAATTTATTAGCGGATATTCTGTCTGATTTGGGTAGTGCTTTGGCTGGGAGCCTCGGAATAGCGGCAAGCGCTAATTTGAATCCTGATCGAAAGTACCCCAGCATGTTTGAATCCGTTCATGGTTCAGCCCCGGATATTGCCGGTCAAGGCATCGCTAACCCTATTGGTGCGATCGGGAGTGCAGCGTTAATGCTTGAGAACTTAGGACTTCAAAATGAAGCTGAACTCATCAATAAAGCGATTAGAGAAACCACCAAAGAAGGCTTATTAACGGCAGATATTGGTGGCAAAAATTCCACAAAAGAAGTTACCGATGGGATTATTAGCCATCTCAGCAAAATTCATGATAAGATTAAGATAACCTAA
- a CDS encoding SLC13 family permease, protein MSPEVITLLFLLFAIIMFAWEKIPLAVTAMIVAIGLTLTGVLEPSEAFAGFVDANVLLFMAMFIVGAAVFETGMAKKIGGFVTRFAKTERQLIVYIMIITGLMSGVLSNTGTAAVLIPVVIGMAARSGFSRPRLLLPLVFAAAMGGNLSLVGAPGNMIAQSELQEQGMAFGFFEYAYVGLPILIIGIIYFSLFGYKFLPKGDEILLETDSVFSDNTDDSNVSRWKQTMAVVVLVLTVLAMVFEEQIGVDLYVSAWTGALILVATGVISGNNAMKSIDMNTILLFVGSLALARGIQESGAGTLIADTLIGTMGSNPSPYLLLFVILIIAAVMSNFMSNTATTALLVPITLSIATSIGADPRAVLMATVIGGSLAYATPIGMPANTMVYYLGGFKFSDYVKAGGPLIVVSIIVSMILLPIFFPFYE, encoded by the coding sequence ATGAGTCCTGAAGTTATAACCTTACTTTTCTTGCTATTTGCTATTATTATGTTTGCCTGGGAAAAAATACCTCTTGCGGTCACAGCAATGATTGTTGCAATTGGGCTTACTCTAACAGGTGTTCTAGAACCTTCAGAGGCTTTTGCTGGTTTTGTCGACGCTAATGTTCTCCTTTTTATGGCGATGTTCATTGTTGGGGCAGCTGTTTTTGAAACTGGGATGGCTAAGAAAATAGGGGGATTTGTTACCAGATTTGCCAAAACAGAAAGACAGTTAATCGTTTATATCATGATTATTACTGGTTTAATGTCCGGGGTTCTATCTAATACTGGAACTGCAGCGGTTTTAATACCAGTTGTTATTGGTATGGCTGCGAGATCAGGGTTTTCACGCCCTAGACTGCTCTTGCCGTTAGTTTTTGCAGCTGCAATGGGAGGTAACCTTTCTTTAGTTGGCGCGCCAGGGAATATGATCGCTCAATCGGAACTTCAAGAACAGGGTATGGCATTTGGTTTTTTTGAATATGCATACGTAGGTTTACCTATTTTGATTATCGGCATTATTTACTTTAGTTTGTTTGGATACAAGTTTCTTCCAAAAGGGGATGAAATCCTCCTGGAAACAGATTCAGTTTTTAGTGACAATACTGATGATTCAAACGTATCAAGATGGAAACAGACTATGGCAGTGGTAGTACTTGTTTTAACCGTTCTAGCGATGGTCTTTGAAGAACAGATTGGAGTAGATTTATATGTTTCTGCATGGACAGGAGCATTAATTTTAGTCGCCACTGGCGTAATTTCCGGAAACAATGCAATGAAATCAATAGATATGAATACAATTCTTCTATTTGTAGGTTCGCTAGCGTTAGCGAGAGGCATTCAAGAATCTGGTGCGGGAACGTTAATAGCTGATACGTTAATCGGGACTATGGGCAGCAACCCTTCACCATATCTGTTATTGTTTGTGATATTGATCATCGCTGCAGTAATGTCAAATTTTATGTCCAATACCGCAACAACTGCACTACTGGTGCCGATAACGCTTTCCATTGCCACTAGTATTGGAGCCGACCCAAGAGCAGTTTTAATGGCAACAGTCATCGGGGGATCTTTGGCTTATGCAACACCAATTGGCATGCCGGCAAACACAATGGTTTATTATTTAGGTGGATTCAAGTTTAGTGATTACGTGAAAGCCGGAGGTCCATTAATTGTAGTTTCTATAATAGTAAGCATGATTTTACTGCCAATTTTCTTCCCTTTCTACGAATAA
- a CDS encoding glycerate kinase gives MANILIAPDSFKESMSSREAAEAIQAGFQQAGGNHNYHLIPMADGGEGTMEALTTNLDGIYQTLQVEGPNAHPVEATYAVSADGNTAIMEMAQASGLDRVAEQHREVGAASTYGTGEMIRAALDQRVHKIILGIGGSATNDGGAGMLQALGARLLDQQEESITRGGLGLEKLVTIDVSELDPRLQQTEIIVACDVTNPLLGETGASAIFGPQKGADVAMVERLDQALAHFHEQTLKVIGHDKKDVPGAGAAGGLGYGLLSYLNAELKPGIDLVLEETNFRTHAHDADLIITGEGKIDGQSVYGKTPVGVAKAGKESDTFVIAVCGQLGDNYEQVYNHGIDAVFSLVPGAVSVKEAMENGGKYLQQAARNIAMVYNKK, from the coding sequence ATGGCCAACATCCTCATCGCACCGGATTCATTCAAAGAAAGCATGAGCTCGAGAGAAGCAGCAGAAGCGATTCAGGCTGGTTTCCAACAAGCAGGCGGCAACCATAACTATCATTTGATTCCAATGGCCGATGGCGGAGAAGGTACAATGGAGGCCCTAACCACTAATCTCGACGGGATTTATCAAACGCTTCAAGTCGAAGGCCCGAACGCCCACCCGGTTGAAGCGACATATGCCGTATCGGCGGACGGAAACACAGCCATTATGGAAATGGCGCAGGCATCGGGTCTTGATCGTGTTGCGGAACAGCATCGCGAGGTCGGGGCGGCTTCCACTTATGGAACAGGTGAAATGATTCGTGCGGCGCTGGATCAACGTGTACATAAAATCATTCTCGGGATCGGGGGCAGTGCCACGAACGATGGCGGCGCGGGGATGCTCCAAGCGCTCGGCGCGCGTCTCTTGGATCAACAGGAAGAATCGATTACTCGGGGAGGGTTAGGACTTGAAAAGTTGGTGACCATCGATGTTTCGGAATTAGACCCTCGCTTGCAACAAACAGAGATCATCGTCGCTTGCGATGTGACAAACCCATTGTTGGGTGAAACGGGGGCCAGCGCTATTTTCGGCCCGCAAAAAGGGGCAGACGTGGCAATGGTGGAAAGGCTTGATCAAGCGCTCGCGCATTTTCACGAACAAACATTAAAAGTCATCGGTCATGATAAAAAAGACGTTCCCGGTGCCGGTGCGGCCGGGGGCCTCGGCTACGGCTTGCTTTCTTATTTAAATGCTGAACTCAAACCCGGCATTGATCTCGTGTTAGAAGAGACGAATTTCCGAACGCATGCCCACGATGCCGATTTAATCATTACCGGTGAAGGAAAAATCGACGGTCAATCGGTGTATGGAAAAACACCGGTCGGCGTAGCGAAGGCAGGGAAGGAATCCGATACCTTTGTGATCGCGGTGTGCGGACAGCTCGGAGATAATTATGAGCAAGTGTACAACCATGGGATCGATGCAGTCTTTAGCCTCGTTCCGGGGGCGGTCAGCGTGAAAGAGGCGATGGAAAATGGGGGAAAGTATTTACAACAAGCGGCGCGAAACATCGCTATGGTTTATAATAAGAAGTGA
- the rlmD gene encoding 23S rRNA (uracil(1939)-C(5))-methyltransferase RlmD: protein MPKKQPNLPVQKNERLDVTIQDLTHEGAGVAKVDGYPLFVPDTLPGEKADVKVVKTGKNFGFGRLMERHTTSGQRVDPPCPIYHWCGGCQLQHMNQDAQLTLKREQAVNALHKYMNRADIPVHETIGMDEPWAYRNKAQVPVAERDGELIAGFFAKRSHHIVDMDHCLIQGDQNDAAIQVVKNILKRYEIRPYDEASGRGVIRHIVARNGRLSGETMVMLVTNGKELPHKKQIVEAIRREVTGIHSIVQNINTKKTNVIYGEQTEILWGEKYIEERIGNLRFALSPRSFFQVNPVQTEALYEKIREFADLRRTDTVIDAYCGIGSISLFLAEQARKVYGVEVVGDAISDARKNAKLNHISNVEFSVGKAEEVVPWWRAALGIEADVIVVDPPRKGCDEKLLQTMIEMNPDRIVYASCNPATLARDLGILSDGGYDVKEVQPVDMFPQTAHVESVTQLVRR from the coding sequence ATGCCTAAAAAACAACCGAATTTGCCTGTACAAAAAAATGAACGGCTTGACGTCACGATTCAGGATCTCACCCATGAAGGTGCCGGGGTGGCAAAAGTAGATGGCTACCCGCTATTTGTCCCCGATACGCTCCCGGGGGAAAAGGCGGACGTTAAAGTCGTCAAGACGGGAAAAAACTTTGGGTTTGGGCGTTTAATGGAGCGACATACGACGAGCGGCCAACGTGTTGATCCCCCTTGTCCAATTTATCACTGGTGCGGGGGGTGCCAGCTGCAACATATGAACCAGGACGCTCAGCTGACGTTAAAACGGGAGCAAGCCGTAAACGCCCTTCACAAGTATATGAATCGGGCCGATATCCCTGTTCATGAAACGATCGGGATGGACGAGCCGTGGGCGTATCGAAACAAAGCACAAGTGCCTGTGGCTGAGCGGGATGGCGAGCTCATTGCCGGTTTTTTTGCAAAACGGTCCCATCACATTGTCGACATGGACCATTGCTTGATTCAAGGCGATCAGAATGACGCGGCGATCCAAGTCGTGAAAAACATTCTAAAACGTTACGAGATTCGCCCGTATGATGAAGCAAGCGGACGCGGAGTGATTCGACATATCGTGGCCCGCAATGGACGTTTGAGCGGTGAGACGATGGTCATGCTCGTCACAAACGGCAAGGAACTTCCCCATAAAAAGCAAATCGTCGAAGCAATTCGTCGTGAAGTAACAGGCATTCACTCCATTGTCCAAAACATCAATACGAAGAAAACAAATGTCATATATGGGGAACAAACGGAGATTCTTTGGGGAGAAAAATACATCGAAGAACGCATTGGCAACCTACGTTTTGCATTGTCCCCCCGTTCTTTTTTTCAAGTCAATCCGGTTCAGACGGAAGCTTTATATGAAAAAATACGTGAATTTGCAGACCTTCGCCGGACGGATACGGTCATCGACGCCTATTGTGGCATCGGCTCGATTTCGTTATTTTTAGCTGAGCAAGCGAGGAAAGTCTATGGCGTGGAGGTCGTTGGAGACGCGATCAGTGACGCGCGCAAGAATGCAAAACTCAATCACATCTCCAATGTCGAATTTTCGGTCGGGAAAGCCGAGGAAGTTGTGCCCTGGTGGCGAGCCGCCCTCGGGATTGAAGCTGACGTCATCGTCGTCGATCCTCCGCGCAAAGGCTGTGACGAGAAGCTGCTGCAGACGATGATCGAAATGAACCCCGACCGCATCGTTTATGCCTCTTGCAACCCGGCGACACTCGCCCGTGATCTCGGCATTCTCTCCGACGGCGGCTATGACGTAAAAGAAGTACAGCCCGTTGATATGTTTCCACAGACGGCACATGTGGAGAGCGTGACGCAATTGGTGCGGAGATGA
- a CDS encoding sulfite exporter TauE/SafE family protein has product MIAIALFSLIGVLIGITSSLFGFGGGFIVVPILYAFLPETIPADHVMHTAIGTSLAVMIVNSFNSTIHHAKNGNVRWDIFKFLFLFICIGSVFGGFLASFFTSEVLRFAFIAFLIYVIFSSIIKQTFVSTIREDFQFPTYTNGLVTGVGIGTVSTLLGIGGSVVTIPYLRNRGLRMLHAVALATPLGLPIAIVGTFMYLGLGIQVAEMPASTIGFIYLPALFGFVFGGFIGVPIGRKIAQKLPDALFSKVYLVLLIIVVIMMIE; this is encoded by the coding sequence ATGATTGCTATCGCTCTTTTCTCCCTCATCGGCGTTCTAATCGGTATTACCTCCAGCTTATTCGGGTTCGGCGGTGGTTTCATCGTCGTGCCGATTCTTTATGCTTTTTTGCCTGAGACGATTCCCGCGGATCACGTGATGCACACGGCGATTGGGACGTCGCTGGCAGTGATGATCGTTAATTCGTTTAATTCCACGATCCATCATGCAAAAAACGGGAATGTTAGATGGGATATTTTTAAATTTTTATTTCTTTTCATATGCATCGGATCAGTATTTGGAGGTTTTCTTGCTTCTTTTTTCACGAGTGAAGTTCTTCGCTTTGCATTTATCGCTTTTTTAATTTATGTCATCTTCTCAAGTATCATCAAGCAGACATTTGTAAGCACAATACGTGAAGACTTTCAATTTCCTACGTATACAAACGGGCTTGTTACTGGTGTGGGCATTGGTACAGTTTCCACTCTATTGGGCATCGGCGGCAGTGTGGTGACAATTCCCTATCTTAGAAACCGAGGACTCCGCATGCTTCATGCCGTCGCACTCGCGACGCCCCTCGGCCTGCCGATTGCCATTGTGGGCACATTCATGTATCTGGGTTTGGGGATACAGGTGGCAGAAATGCCTGCTTCCACCATTGGTTTTATCTATTTGCCGGCGCTTTTCGGATTTGTCTTTGGTGGATTTATCGGTGTTCCCATTGGTAGAAAGATCGCTCAGAAGTTGCCCGATGCTCTGTTTTCCAAAGTGTACCTCGTTTTGCTTATAATTGTTGTCATTATGATGATTGAATGA
- a CDS encoding amidohydrolase family protein produces the protein MNRKLFKDGIVLTLDPSIGDFKKADMLVEGATITEIQPNIEASDCEVIDCSNRIVMPGLVDAHRHTWESVVRNVGADWSLPTYLGSIYYGNIGSKRSPQNDYIGNLLGALEALDAGVTTQLDSSMIISPEHADEMVRGLRESGTRAVFAHGPPGDGDYWNQESERLHPDDARRVKEKHFSSKDQLLTMGLAIRGPEFSSWDTTVQDIHFARELDTVCSMHLGFGTWGASERSIERLNSAGLLGADLNFAHANAVSPEEMKMLAAKGGSISVTPEIEMMMGHGYPATGLALENGVRPSLGVDVTTSTSGEMFTQMKFTLQAERSRVNEQLLANGEMPGKLHIAARDVLEFATLDGAKALLLDNKIGTLTPGKEADIITVRTDDWNMFPINDPIGAVTQSAQTKNVDAVFVAGNAVKRDGQLVNVDLERVRQQATQARDSIFHEYGKPDGVWFG, from the coding sequence ATGAACAGGAAGCTTTTTAAAGACGGGATTGTTTTGACGCTTGACCCATCGATCGGAGATTTTAAGAAGGCGGATATGCTGGTGGAGGGCGCAACGATTACGGAGATTCAACCCAACATAGAGGCCTCTGATTGTGAAGTGATCGATTGTTCAAATCGAATCGTTATGCCCGGACTGGTTGATGCCCATCGGCACACTTGGGAGTCTGTGGTACGTAACGTAGGGGCGGATTGGTCTCTACCGACATACTTAGGCAGTATCTACTATGGAAACATAGGGTCGAAAAGGAGCCCTCAGAACGACTATATCGGCAACCTGCTAGGAGCACTGGAAGCGCTTGATGCCGGTGTGACCACCCAGTTGGACTCATCGATGATTATTTCACCGGAACATGCGGATGAAATGGTTCGTGGCCTAAGGGAATCCGGGACAAGAGCGGTGTTTGCCCACGGCCCTCCGGGAGATGGAGACTACTGGAATCAAGAAAGTGAACGTCTGCATCCCGATGACGCGAGACGAGTGAAGGAAAAGCACTTTTCTTCAAAAGATCAACTGCTAACGATGGGGTTAGCCATCCGGGGACCCGAATTCAGCTCGTGGGATACGACAGTACAGGATATTCATTTTGCTCGCGAGTTAGACACAGTTTGCAGCATGCATCTTGGCTTTGGTACATGGGGGGCCAGCGAACGTTCGATCGAAAGATTAAACAGTGCCGGACTTCTTGGGGCTGATTTAAACTTTGCGCATGCAAATGCAGTAAGCCCGGAGGAAATGAAGATGTTGGCGGCCAAAGGGGGATCCATTTCTGTCACACCTGAAATCGAAATGATGATGGGGCATGGGTATCCCGCAACCGGGTTGGCACTTGAAAACGGTGTGCGTCCAAGCTTAGGTGTGGACGTAACGACTTCCACAAGCGGAGAGATGTTTACGCAAATGAAATTCACGCTTCAAGCAGAACGTTCCAGAGTAAATGAACAACTTTTAGCGAACGGAGAGATGCCCGGAAAATTACACATTGCAGCCAGGGATGTGTTGGAATTTGCCACCTTGGATGGAGCGAAGGCATTATTGTTGGATAATAAAATCGGAACATTAACACCGGGAAAAGAAGCGGATATTATTACGGTGCGAACCGACGATTGGAACATGTTTCCGATCAATGACCCAATTGGGGCCGTCACTCAAAGCGCGCAAACGAAAAACGTCGATGCTGTATTTGTCGCGGGAAATGCAGTCAAACGTGACGGACAACTCGTAAATGTTGATTTGGAACGTGTCCGTCAGCAGGCAACTCAAGCAAGAGACTCAATCTTTCACGAATACGGAAAGCCCGACGGTGTTTGGTTCGGATAA
- a CDS encoding 5-formyltetrahydrofolate cyclo-ligase, translated as MPTNKNHIREEVWKRMEAEKIGRFPFPLKNRIPNFKGAEKAADYVTTLPAYRESKAVKINPDAPQLPLRAQVLIDGKTLLVPTPRLKAGFIQVKPEWVPQGEEKKAASLTHMKRYGKELPLRDIPRIDLIVAGSVAVHKDGRRLGKGEGYADREYAILTELGNPKVPVVTTIHSAQLVDADIPIERYDLSVDWITTENQIFSTNTPYPKPTGIDWHQVTEEEKEEMPVLAEISRLVRGE; from the coding sequence TTGCCGACCAATAAAAATCACATCAGGGAAGAGGTTTGGAAGCGAATGGAAGCAGAAAAAATAGGACGGTTCCCGTTTCCGCTCAAAAATCGCATCCCAAACTTTAAGGGCGCAGAGAAAGCGGCAGACTATGTTACGACACTCCCCGCATACAGGGAATCGAAAGCCGTGAAGATTAATCCCGACGCGCCGCAGCTACCGTTACGAGCACAGGTACTTATCGACGGCAAAACGCTCTTGGTTCCCACCCCCCGCTTAAAGGCAGGTTTTATCCAAGTGAAACCGGAATGGGTACCGCAAGGAGAAGAGAAGAAAGCCGCCAGCTTAACGCATATGAAACGCTACGGAAAGGAACTCCCCCTTCGCGATATTCCGCGGATTGATCTTATCGTGGCCGGATCCGTGGCGGTTCATAAAGATGGACGTCGCCTAGGAAAAGGAGAGGGGTATGCCGATCGAGAGTACGCGATACTAACAGAACTCGGAAACCCGAAAGTCCCCGTTGTGACCACGATTCATTCCGCCCAACTCGTAGACGCCGATATTCCAATTGAGCGTTATGATCTATCCGTTGACTGGATCACGACGGAAAACCAAATCTTTTCCACAAACACCCCTTATCCAAAACCGACAGGCATTGATTGGCATCAAGTAACCGAAGAGGAAAAAGAAGAAATGCCGGTACTCGCGGAAATCAGTCGGCTCGTTCGCGGGGAATAG
- the sfsA gene encoding DNA/RNA nuclease SfsA: MFMPYRSHLYKAAFLERPNRFIIRARKEDGETVTAHLPDPGRLIELLTPGRILWLRYVDQPKRKTQWSAVLCESVDSRAYVSLDTTLPNRLITQALKEKRIDSLKTYHYVRAEYSFASARWDFLLENERGPMLLEVKSVTLAVDGVAYFPDAVTARGTKHVEKLRRIQHEGTHQTAVLFVVQRDDVTSVQPATHIDPTFSSALQLAADNGVGMLAVTTDVRLGGVTLGSDIPVQLAGV; the protein is encoded by the coding sequence ATGTTTATGCCGTATCGATCCCATCTATATAAAGCAGCATTTTTAGAACGCCCGAACCGCTTTATCATTCGGGCAAGAAAAGAAGACGGTGAAACAGTTACCGCGCATCTGCCCGACCCCGGGCGGTTAATCGAATTGCTCACCCCAGGACGGATCCTCTGGCTACGCTACGTCGATCAACCGAAACGCAAGACACAGTGGTCGGCGGTGCTTTGCGAAAGCGTAGATTCGCGTGCCTACGTTTCCTTGGACACAACGCTTCCGAACCGTCTGATTACCCAAGCTTTAAAAGAAAAACGTATAGATTCGCTCAAAACCTATCACTATGTCAGGGCTGAATATTCTTTCGCAAGTGCACGATGGGATTTTCTGCTGGAGAATGAGCGTGGGCCAATGCTTTTGGAAGTGAAAAGTGTGACACTTGCCGTGGACGGTGTTGCTTATTTTCCTGATGCCGTCACTGCCCGCGGAACGAAGCACGTGGAGAAATTAAGAAGGATTCAACATGAGGGCACCCATCAAACGGCCGTATTGTTCGTGGTACAAAGAGACGATGTAACGAGTGTTCAGCCTGCCACGCATATCGATCCAACATTTTCGTCCGCTTTGCAATTAGCCGCGGATAACGGTGTGGGAATGCTGGCTGTAACAACGGATGTTCGTTTAGGGGGCGTGACATTGGGTTCAGACATTCCTGTACAACTAGCAGGCGTGTGA
- a CDS encoding patatin-like phospholipase family protein has product MKADAVFEGGGVRGVAFIGAVQAMEESNVEWQRLAGTSAGAVIATLLAAGYKSHEIMDWFHSVDATKLQERTWVNRIPLIGNLLAVTMHLGMYKNDYLASMVDALLFEKGIQTFADLPNDKLKIVASDISKGQLLIFPDHLHQYHLTPKDVKISTAVKMSAAVPFFFRPVIWKSQEQTKSYILDGGLLSNFPVWIFDTDGIPQFPTFGFHFVREEIISDAVIPTPIHLFTNIFRTMLQAHDLRYLKEETRDRTIQIPTGDIDATDFDLSDEAVEFLFQSGYVSAKSFLAKWDFEQHKAIRMENTRKGPIK; this is encoded by the coding sequence ATGAAAGCGGACGCTGTTTTTGAAGGCGGAGGCGTGAGAGGTGTTGCTTTTATTGGTGCTGTTCAAGCCATGGAAGAGTCGAATGTAGAGTGGCAAAGGCTAGCCGGGACGTCGGCAGGGGCTGTTATCGCGACTCTTTTGGCAGCAGGGTATAAAAGCCATGAAATAATGGATTGGTTCCACTCGGTAGATGCAACGAAACTGCAAGAAAGGACGTGGGTAAATCGTATTCCGCTGATTGGGAACCTATTGGCGGTAACGATGCATCTCGGCATGTATAAAAATGATTATCTGGCATCGATGGTCGATGCACTATTGTTCGAAAAAGGGATTCAAACGTTCGCAGACCTTCCCAATGATAAATTAAAAATCGTTGCTTCTGATATCTCCAAAGGCCAACTGCTCATTTTTCCCGATCATTTGCATCAATATCATTTAACGCCTAAGGATGTAAAAATTTCCACTGCCGTTAAAATGAGTGCTGCCGTCCCTTTTTTCTTTCGTCCGGTGATATGGAAATCCCAAGAACAAACGAAATCCTATATTTTAGACGGCGGTTTGCTTAGTAACTTTCCAGTTTGGATTTTTGATACAGACGGAATCCCCCAGTTTCCAACCTTTGGTTTTCATTTTGTAAGAGAAGAAATTATATCGGATGCCGTGATTCCCACTCCGATTCATCTTTTTACGAATATATTTCGGACGATGCTCCAAGCCCATGATTTGCGATATCTAAAGGAAGAAACACGTGACCGTACGATCCAAATACCAACTGGTGACATCGATGCCACTGATTTTGACCTGAGTGATGAAGCTGTTGAATTTCTCTTTCAATCAGGTTATGTTTCCGCTAAATCTTTTTTGGCCAAATGGGATTTTGAACAACATAAGGCAATCCGCATGGAAAACACTCGGAAAGGACCGATAAAATGA
- a CDS encoding thioredoxin family protein, translating into MTLNKWFAKGMSPETYIENMQQHKENLQHIYEHFNIPDDERLETLADRPSRVIVLTEDWCGDAMVNVPILLHIAEKTNMDVSMLLRDSNLELMDQYLTNGKSRSIPIFIFLDENGNEVAKWGPRAPEVQAKVDGLFSNLPAKDAPDYEEKWKATLSALTQMFREDEKVRNDVYESIINTLVK; encoded by the coding sequence ATGACGTTAAACAAATGGTTTGCAAAGGGAATGAGCCCGGAAACTTATATTGAAAATATGCAGCAACACAAAGAAAATCTTCAACATATCTACGAACATTTCAATATCCCGGACGATGAGAGGCTGGAAACATTGGCAGATCGTCCGTCCCGTGTAATTGTGCTCACGGAAGATTGGTGCGGCGACGCGATGGTGAACGTACCGATTTTGCTTCACATCGCGGAGAAAACGAATATGGATGTGTCGATGTTGTTAAGGGACAGCAACTTGGAACTGATGGACCAATACCTGACAAATGGGAAGTCACGCTCGATTCCGATTTTCATATTTCTTGATGAAAACGGGAATGAAGTGGCGAAGTGGGGGCCGCGAGCGCCGGAAGTACAGGCGAAAGTGGATGGCCTTTTTTCCAACCTCCCGGCCAAGGACGCGCCTGACTACGAGGAGAAATGGAAAGCAACCCTTTCAGCACTTACACAGATGTTTCGTGAAGATGAAAAAGTACGGAATGACGTGTATGAAAGCATTATAAACACTTTGGTGAAATAA